In Pseudomonas putida, a genomic segment contains:
- the ccmA gene encoding cytochrome c biogenesis heme-transporting ATPase CcmA: protein MTLHLQAAGLACERDWRLLFEHLDFELRPGDMLQISGPNGSGKTSLLRLLAGLMQPTAGQILLGGQPLAEQRHALASILLWIGHAAGIKDLLTAEENLTWLCALHQPADSDAIWAALAAVGLRGFEDVPCHTLSAGQQRRVALARLYLDSPPLWILDEPFTALDKQGVAQLEAHLAAHCEQGGTVVLTTHHTLERTPSGYRELNLGQWAA from the coding sequence GTGACCCTTCACCTCCAAGCCGCGGGCCTGGCCTGCGAGCGCGACTGGCGCCTGTTGTTCGAGCACCTGGATTTCGAGCTGCGCCCTGGCGACATGCTGCAGATCAGCGGCCCCAACGGCAGTGGCAAGACCAGCCTGCTGCGGCTGCTGGCCGGGCTGATGCAGCCGACCGCCGGGCAGATCCTGCTGGGCGGCCAGCCGTTGGCCGAACAACGCCATGCCCTGGCCAGCATCCTGCTGTGGATAGGCCATGCCGCCGGGATCAAGGACCTGCTCACGGCCGAGGAGAACCTGACCTGGCTGTGCGCCCTGCACCAGCCCGCCGACAGCGATGCCATCTGGGCGGCGCTGGCGGCGGTCGGCTTGCGCGGTTTCGAGGATGTGCCCTGCCATACCCTGTCAGCCGGCCAGCAGCGTCGCGTGGCCTTGGCCCGGCTGTACCTGGACAGCCCGCCGCTGTGGATTCTCGACGAACCGTTCACCGCCCTCGACAAGCAAGGGGTGGCCCAACTCGAAGCGCACCTGGCGGCCCATTGCGAGCAAGGCGGCACAGTGGTGCTCACCACCCACCACACCCTCGAGCGCACACCCTCAGGCTACCGCGAACTCAACCTGGGGCAGTGGGCGGCATGA